A single Balaenoptera ricei isolate mBalRic1 chromosome 13, mBalRic1.hap2, whole genome shotgun sequence DNA region contains:
- the C13H2orf81 gene encoding LOW QUALITY PROTEIN: uncharacterized protein C2orf81 homolog (The sequence of the model RefSeq protein was modified relative to this genomic sequence to represent the inferred CDS: inserted 2 bases in 1 codon; deleted 2 bases in 1 codon) codes for MAHEGPKQVRDRGVTRSKAEKARPPTVPVPQVDIVPGRLTEAEWMALTALEEGEEVVGDILADLLARVMDSAFKVYLTQQCIPFTISQAREAMLQITEWRFLARDEGESAVAKDPTWGEDEEPLSCTTDAWAQGSVPVLHALTSVGLEETFQGEVSSAPSYLPAVTAAASSISSGPHWTAPTSSLPFLTSHLTPHLHPGAFPQDQENVDQIPLGRSWMDTGSQERWERPPELRVTPGPLPTPVLFQETGPRGPLEKLDDQARGHLFAVGSLNASSQPSGEMAPAGRPHPSLELSLVASPQASVERAQPLSXQFSLEDLYYSPPQPHAAGDRPELKEEKVPRIPSVVLVSGPSAGGPTALSTAGGIPPQQPGRADARPSALHYRMGRKAAMARLDPARLPRHWVRPLAEVLVPDSEARPLEAYRGRQRGEKTEAPAGPQASSPSVRVSPSVFFAIPPGVPFRDLGPGPSLQFPTLSLGLPSPGFGSKLPFPSPGLRFVVTHPARPDVARSPSPRLWPGAKWPSGWEGQAELLGELWAGRTRAPLQGLDPGDGESQDPHKWLHPVARVLEATSQVMWKPVLLPEAPKLAPGVSMWNPTTQVLLSSAEPQKEDKEGSTSPPSTQAPRSPR; via the exons ATGGCGCACGAAGGCCCG AAGCAGGTCCGAGACCGCGGGGTGACCCGATCCAAGGCGGAAAAGGCGCGGCCGCCTACGGTTCCGGTGCCGCAGGTGGATATAGTGCCTGGGCGGCTCACTGAGGCCGAGTGGATGGCGCTCACGGCTCTCGAAGAGGGCGAGGAAGTGGTGGGGGACATCTTGGCTGATCTGCTGGCCCGAGTCATGGACTCTGCCTTTAAAGTCTACCTGACCCAGCAG TGCATTCCATTCACCATCAGTCAGGCACGGGAAGCCATGCTGCAGATCACCGAGTGGCGCTTCCTGGCCAGGGACGAGGGAGAATCTGCAGTGGCAAAGGACCCCACATGGGGCGAGGACGAGGAACCCTTGTCTTGCACGACGGACGCCTGGGCTCAGGGATCCGTGCCCGTGCTGCACGCGCTGACCTCGGTAGGGCTGGAGGAGACCTTCCAAGGCGAAGTAAGCTCAGCCCCCAGCTACCTCCCAGCTGTCACCGCCGCCGCGTCTTCGATCTCCTCAGGGCCTCACTGGACTGCTCCAACCTCCTCTCTACCCTTTCTGACatctcac ctcacccctcacctccaccctggTGCATTTCCCCAGGACCAAGAGAACGTGGACCAGATCCCTTTAGGAAGATCGTGGATGGATACAGGCTCTCAGGAGCGGTGGGAGCGTCCTCCTGAACTGAGAGTCACTCCGGGCCCCCTACCCACCCCGGTCCTGTTTCAGGAGACAGGGCCCAGGGGTCCTTTAGAGAAACTGGACGACCAGGCGAGGGGCCACCTGTTTGCTGTCGGATCCTTGAACGCGAGCAGCCAACCGTCGGGAGAGATGGCGCCCGCCGGCCGTCCCCACCCTTCTCTGGAGCTGTCCTTGGTAGCCAGCCCTCAGGCCTCTGTTGAGAGGGCACAGCCCCTCAG TCAGTTCTCGCTCGAGGACCTCTACTACTCCCCGCCGCAGCCGCACGCGGCTGGAGACCGGCCGGAGCTCAAGGAGGAGAAGGTGCCCCGCATCCCCTCGGTCGTGTTGGTGTCCGGCCCCTCTGCGGGCGGCCCCACCGCGCTCAGCACCGCCGGGGGTATCCCGCCGCAGCAGCCCGGGCGCGCCGATGCGCGGCCCAGCGCGCTTCACTACAGAATGGGCCGCAAGGCGGCGATGGCGCGCCTGGACCCGGCGCGGCTGCCGCGCCACTGGGTGCGCCCGCTGGCGGAGGTTCTGGTCCCAGACTCCGAGGCGCGCCCCCTGGAAGCCTACCGCGGGCGCCAGCGGGGCGAGAAGACCGAGGCCCCAGCCGGACCGCAAGCCTCCTCCCCCAGCGTCCGCGTCTCCCCGTCAGTGTTCTTCGCTATCCCGCCTGGCGTTCCTTTCCGAGACTTGGGCCCCGGCCCCAGCCTCCAATTCCCTACTTTAAGTTTAGGCCTACCGTCGCCAGGTTTTGGTTCAAAGCTGCCCTTCCCCAGTCCGGGGCTCCGTTTTGTCGTCACACACCCGGCGCGCCCCGACGTGGCCCGCAGCCCCAGCCCCAGACTATGGCCGGGTGCCAAGTGGCCCAGCGGCTGGGAGGGGCAGGCCGAGTTGCTGGGTGAGCTGTGGGCTGGCCGCACCCGCGCACCTCTGCAGGGCCTGGACCCTGGGGACGGGGAGAGCCAGGATCCTCACAAGTGGCTTCATCCCGTGGCCCGAGTGCTCGAGGCCACGTCCCAGGTGATGTGGAAGCCCGTGTTGCTGCCGGAAGCACCGAAGCTGGCTCCTGGTGTGAGCATGTGGAACCCAACCACCCAGGTGCTGCTCAGCTCTGCTGAACCTCAAAAGGAGGACAAAGAAGGCAGCACCTCTCCTCCATCCACACAGGCGCCCCGAAGCCCCAGGTGA